Proteins found in one Salvia splendens isolate huo1 chromosome 10, SspV2, whole genome shotgun sequence genomic segment:
- the LOC121751309 gene encoding ethylene-responsive transcription factor WIN1-like, which produces MVQKTKFRGVRQRQWGSWVAEIRHPLLKRRVWLGTFETAVEAARAYDEAAVLMSGRNAKTNFPVPENFEESRSTKSSPPPPSSSVISEKLRKCCKSPSPSVTCLRLDNESSHIGVWQKRAGSESEANWVMTIELGKKEIVNDDRSGGGVAAAAEFGDERDEEEKIALQMIEELMK; this is translated from the exons ATGGTGCAGAAGACAAAGTTCCGAGGAGTCCGGCAGCGGCAATGGGGCTCTTGGGTGGCCGAGATCCGCCACCCATTATT GAAGAGGAGGGTGTGGCTGGGGACCTTTGAGACGGCGGTGGAGGCGGCGAGGGCGTACGACGAGGCGGCGGTGCTGATGAGCGGCAGAAATGCCAAAACAAACTTCCCAGTTCCGGAAAACTTTGAAGAAAGCCGCAGCACTAAGTCATCCCCACCGCCGCCTTCTTCGTCCGTTATCAGCGAGAAGCTTCGCAAATGCTGCAAATCGCCGTCGCCATCCGTCACGTGCCTCCGGCTCGACAACGAGAGCTCCCACATCGGAGTCTGGCAGAAACGGGCCGGGTCAGAATCCGAAGCAAACTGGGTCATGACCATTGAGCTCGGCAAGAAGGAGATCGTGAATGACGACCGGAGTGGTGGTGGtgtggcagcggcggcggagttCGGAGACGAGAGGGATGAAGAGGAGAAGATTGCATTGCAGATGATTGAAGAACTTATGAAGTAa
- the LOC121752369 gene encoding DEAD-box ATP-dependent RNA helicase 15-like has product MGEVKDNEVYEEELLDYEEEEEKAPDSANGKPSGETVKKGYVGIHSSGFRDFLLKPELLRAIVDSGFEHPSEVQHECIPQAILGMDVICQAKSGMGKTAVFVLSTLQQIEPVSGQVAALVLCHTRELAYQICNEFERFSTYLPDLKVAVFYGGVNIKTHKDLLKNECPHIVVGTPGRILALARDKDLGLKNVRHFILDECDKMLESLDMRRDVQEIFKMTPHDKQVMMFSATLSKEIRPVCKKFMQDPMEIYVDDEAKLTLHGLVQHYIKLTDLEKNRKLNDLLDALDFNQVVIFVKSVSRAAELNKLLVECNFPSICIHSGMSQEERLTRYKGFKEGLKRILVATDLVGRGIDIERVNIVINYDMPDSADTYLHRVGRAGRFGTKGLAITFVSSASDSDVLNQVQERFEVDIKELPEQIDTATYMPA; this is encoded by the exons ATGGGCGAAGTAAAAGACAACGAAGTCTACGAGGAAGAGCTTCTCGACtacgaggaagaagaagagaaagccCCGGACTCTGCCAATGGAAAACCCTCCGGGGAGACCGTCAAAAA GGGTTATGTAGGGATTCATAGCTCGGGTTTCAGAGATTTTTTACTGAAGCCAGAGCTTCTTCGAGCGATTGTGGATTCTGGGTTTGAGCATCCATCAGAAG TGCAACATGAATGTATACCTCAAGCTATCCTGGGAATGGATGTTATTTGTCAAGCGAAGTCTGGGATGGGAAAAACTGCTGTCTTTGTTCTCTCTACCCTACAACAGATTGAACCTGTTTCTGGCCAAGTAGCTGCCCTTGTCCTCTGTCATACAAGAGAACTAGCATATCAG atTTGTAATGAGTTTGAGCGATTTAGTACCTATCTGCCTGATCTGAAAGTTGCAGTGTTCTATGGTGGTGTTAACATTAAAACCCACAAGGACTTGCTGAAGAATGAGTGCCCCCATATTGTTGTCGGAACACCTGGAAGGATACTAGCTCTTGCTAGAGATAAGGATCTTGGTTTAAAAAACGTGAGGCACTTCATTCTCGATGAGTGTGATAAGATGCTCGAGTCACTTG ACATGAGAAGAGATGTTCAAGAGATTTTCAAGATGACCCCGCATGATAAGCAAGTGATGATGTTCTCAGCTACCCTGAGCAAGGAGATTCGTCCTGTTTGCAAGAAGTTCATGCAAGAT CCAATGGAAATTTATGTGGATGATGAAGCAAAATTGACTCTTCATGGGCTTGTACAG CATTACATCAAGCTGACAGATTTGGAGAAGAACCGGAAGTTAAATGACCTTCTTGATGCCTTGGATTTCAACCAGGTTGTCATTTTTGTTAAAAGTGTCAGCCGGGCTGCCGAACTAAACAAGTTGCTTGTAGAGTGCAACTTTCCATCGATATGCATACACTCTGGAATGTCTCAGGAAGAAAG GTTAACACGCTACAAAGGTTTTAAAGAGGGTTTGAAGAGAATCTTAGTTGCAACTGATCTAGTTGGAAGAGGAATTGACATTGAGCGTGTGAACATTGTTATAAATTATGATATGCCAGATTCTGCAGATACCTACCTACACAGG GTGGGCCGCGCTGGTCGATTTGGAACCAAAGGGCTTGCTATTACGTTTGTATCATCTGCATCAGATTCTGATGTTCTCAATCAG GTTCAAGAGAGGTTTGAAGTTGATATAAAGGAGCTCCCTGAACAAATTGATACTGCTACATACA TGCCGGCTTGA